The genomic region CAGCGTGAGCGTGGCGAGCATCAGCAGACTCTTCTTCAACTGGCCGACGAACGTCTCCTTCGCGGTCGTCTCGTAGACCGCCGAGAAGGCGGTATCGATGCCGCGGAACACCTTGATGGCACCCCAGACGAGCGTGAGCACCCCGATGACGGACGCGCCGACAGTGGAGCCCGCCCCGGCGCTGCGCTGTTGGTCTATCATCACCTCAATGATGCCGCCCACCGACGGGGAGACGCTACTAGTGGTGACCTCGACGATTCGCTCCTGGAGTTCGGGCGCGCCGAACACCGAGACCGCGAGGAAGACGAACAGGAGCAACGGGACGAGTGAGACGAAGGCGCTGTAGGCGATGCTGCCGGCGAGGAAGGTCACGTTCTTCTCGCCGAAGACGCGCTTGACCAGTTTCGCCCGTTCGACGACCGACTGGAGGTCCATACGTCACATATGGCGACCTGCGACC from Haloarchaeobius sp. HME9146 harbors:
- a CDS encoding YihY/virulence factor BrkB family protein, with protein sequence MDLQSVVERAKLVKRVFGEKNVTFLAGSIAYSAFVSLVPLLLFVFLAVSVFGAPELQERIVEVTTSSVSPSVGGIIEVMIDQQRSAGAGSTVGASVIGVLTLVWGAIKVFRGIDTAFSAVYETTAKETFVGQLKKSLLMLATLTLGIVAMVGATSVVAFFSFVPFIGLVVPLVLVGGLVVAFFPMYYLFPDVETEPRDVLPGTLVAAVGWTLLQVLFQVYASLSGDDSNLIASVLLLVTWLYFCGVVLLLGAVVNAVEREPGTAEPDVGGEG